AAAGTAGGATTACATGATCCTTATGTAGAAACGGCAACAAGTCTATGTTTTACAAACTAATCCTTTCTCCCTACACAAAGTTCCTCCATATTTATGATAACCCCAAACATTATTTTGAACCCAATTTGTGAATTATGTTTAAACTTTATTTTTCTGTGTTgtatttttaagtaaatttgatgTGAGATATTTGTGGTGTTAAATGCTCTAATTTGATTTTGGTAGATGGCATATAATTGCATAATATTTTTTAGCTAGATttttttttggtcaaaaaaaaaaagattgatttttttatttattaaagatTAACTAATATGAAGAATGAAATATATTAGTAATATATTTCTCAATCCATGCCTTTGGTCCACCTTTGGGAACTATTATATgctaataatagttaataatagtAGGAGTTAATTGATCAATTGTAATTTGTATGGATCTTGTTTTTAATataactaaattaaataataaaattggtgTATGAACATGTTATACATGACTCAGTCTCAAAAGTGTATATCCTGCACATGATAATGAGCCACCAAATAATATAGCATTTTTTACTCTAGGTACAACTTAATGCTTAAATTTAGATTGAGAAGTGATAATAAATTATTGAAATTTATGCATACTTGTGAATCTAGTTCTAACTAAAAAAATGTttaaagttagcttgtttatttttataatattatttttcaaaattaaaattttatttttattttaaaagaaatttttaatttttaatttgggGCCTTGGGCCCCTTTCTAGATTTTGGGGCCTTATATTTTTGGGGCCTATATATTTGAGGGCTTATTATTCTCAAATTTTTTTAGGCCCCCTCATTAAGTGGGCTAGAGCTCAAATTTTTTGGCCCCTTGAATTGACAACTCTAAAAATAGAAGGCAAATAGACTATAAATTGTGTTGCTATCTTTTTTTAGATGGCAAAATCAATCCTGTTAAATACTCCACTCATTAACCTAGGCGATACAACATTTACATGCATAGGTCTTTGGTTTCTTAGTAAAAGATTCACTAAGAGTCCAAAGGACTCTATGTAAAAGATTTAACGTCTCTGATACTAAGAAACCAAAAATGTCAAAGACAAAAGATAAATGATATGAAAGTATGTTGATTGTCGAAGTAAACTTTCTCATGTTTGACCACTTTACTTAAAATGCTTTTGTGAGTCGTTTTCCTACTACCCATACCCATCCATACATCAAAACATATGCTAGCTTAAGTATCAATCTCTCCTATGAATAAGCCAAGAAATTCACAGACGCATCTTTCTTCACTAATACTTCGGTTCACTGAAATATATCAAATAGAACTAAGTCACGTTAGTATTTGAACCAGTAAACTTTTTACAATGAATCATGTGTTCCCCGAATTTATCAAAGCACATCTTGTGACAAACTTCATCAACGGGAGATATAGAAATCATAAAGCGGTATCTAAAGGTAGTGTGATACTCTATTAGTGAAATGTATTGGCCTAACCAATCAATAATAGAATAGAAAGAAGAAAATCTTCGTGCCTGTTTGCAAACCACCAAAAATGAATCTGCAAAGATATTAAGGATATACAACGCATAACACTGAGATGAATCTGCAAAGATATTAAGGATATACGATGCATAACATTAGACTCAAACAAtacataaagaagaaaaaaagtggaATATTATGTTAGCAAATCtcaagttttaatttttttaatatgcatGAAAGTACATCAACTATTTATaagaataattttgtaaaattttattctaattattttattctcATCTATGTGACAACTATTATAAGACAATacaaaaatacaataaagaaTATAAACTAATAGACCAATAGTTACAATCATCTACAACAAAAGCAACTGTTTTAGAATTTGATACGCTTCAAAAACAATTCAATTTTCAGCAAGAAAAAAActagttttaataataaaaaaaaagtatcCTAGGATGTATAAATAGAAACTTAATCAGAAAAGTTTGCATCGAGAAAAATCTCAACCAAACATATCACCTCTAGTGCAAATATGTAAACTAGCTTAATGAATAGGAATCCTCTGCATTTTGTGAAACGAGTCACGACTGCCTCGAACACAAACTTTCCCAACTGCAGAAACTCCAATCCCTGACTTATTACCAGTTACTAACAACGTATAACAGAAAGTTAAACCGTACATGTATGGTAATAGAATAGAAGAATTTCAACCTGTTACATGTAGGCAGAGGATAAACCAGAGTGAGTGACCAACACAAACCAGCTGGGAGGCACAAAATTGTGATTCTCTTTAAGACGACCCCCACCAATTATCAAAGTAACTACAATCAGCTTTTGTGCCAGCCTATCTCCAAAAGTTAGCTCAGGTCCCATTTCCATCACCTCATCAAATTTGAAGAGAATACACCAAATTGGATTTTTCCATTTTTGGATTTCATGTCTTCCATTATTCATGTTCTAAATCCGCATAAGAATATTGTTCACGGGTTATTCAGTGCTGCGAATACAATTAGTGATCTATCTATAGAGGCATGGTTTTAGAAATTTATTATTAGGTTATTTATTGAAAAGAACAATATTTAAACCTTAAAGGAATTAAATACACGACATCTAAGACGGTATTTCAATATTTAGTTCTTTATCttcattaaatactttaaaaaaaaacaaccgCAGCCCAACAAAAGCTtctatcattaaaaattaaatattatttcacGAAATTCGTCAGATGGAGTAAAGAATGAAAAACTATAATGTATAATTAAAATGAGGATACCTGCTATGTAGCTCAAGCCTTAATCAACCTCTTAATGTTTCATTTCCGCTTTCAAGCAGAAATGAAATATGACAAGATACTCCCAATTTTACGAGAGATGAGTCAAAATTAACTTAAGTTTGAGAACTTGTGAAGTAAGCGATAAGCAGTTATTATTCCCTTGCTACAGCTAGGATCTCTTGTTATCTGGCAGTAATCCAAATACAAAGCTTAAGCTAGCAGGATAGAAAACAAAGACTAACGGAAAGGTGAGGCTGAGTGTTCTAACTGAAAGGAGGTGCTCTAGACTCCAGGTGAGATAACTGTTTTCCTGCTCATGCATAATCCTTTAGCCCATTAGGTTCTCTTCTAGTTCTTTGTTTTCCCCTTTCAGGTGTTGTTAGTGGTCTAAATAGAATAGAGAATCAGAATTTGGAATTGAAAAAGAAGCCAAATGAATTGGATTTTCATAATCTGAATAAACCTTCTCAACAGACAAACCATAAACAGCATCTATCAGAAATCGTTTGAAATTCTAAATAACACAGCAAGGAAAATCATAATGAAATTAACCAGAGTAAGAGGCAGAAGACAACTCGCAGGCCTTGCTTGAGGATAGAGGGAACTGATCATGGTACATGAGAGAAGAATTGAAGTGTAGAGCTTACTTAGGACCTATTTGGATAATCAGCTTGTTTTGCAGCTTATAAGTGCTTAACAAAAATAAACGCTTATGAATAAGCTCGCATAAGCTGTttttataacaaaagataaaatacatttaaattgttttatatatGCGATAGGTTGTTTTCACTAGCTATCTTgaagaatttataaaaataaattcaaatatatatataaaaaaatgtcatAAGCTGTTTTGATAAAGTCTCCCAAATAGTGTCACAAAACTTATAGCAGTAGATAAGCTCAAATTAGCCAATCCAAACAGGCCCTTAGTCCAACCCGTAAATCAAAAAAGGAAGACAAGAAAATAAACCGACAGTCCGACACAGATGCTTACTCCATAAACTAAAACTTAATTCAGAATCACAAGGATATAAAATTGGAAAATAAGGCACCTTAGTCCAGTAGCCAGCAGTAAAGTAACCCATCCTTAATATGCTATGGTTGATAAAATACTTGGACCAAATATTTCTTGGTAGAGCACTGCAAACCCTGAATGCAGGAAAAAGAACATACAGAGACTGTGTAATAATGTCTCAGCTCTCCTATTTTATCAAGAAAATTAGTCCACAGATTCACGCACGCCTTAAAAGCCCCCCTTTGATGCAAGAGCAAGAACCACTAATTCTGTTACAGACTAACATCCATAAATGTGCTGCATACCACAGCGGATGCACATAAATGACATTAGAAAATCAACGCAGTTTCCGTTTCTGTTCAGCAAACAAGTCCAATGAACAGGATGCACGAGAAAATATGCAAATATGAATGTTTCATTTCATCCTAATCAGGCCAAATAATAAGAGTACAGAAAAAGCCCTTGGCAGTTCAAAAATGTCAATAGACAATATGTACTTCAAACAAATGTATATCATGTTAACGACCATTCTAAGTCATCATGTTAAAACCACAGGGAGGAAAAACTCAACTGAAGATATGGGCAGCCGGTACATGACACGCAAGTTTTTATTTTCAAGTAAAAATATTGAGGCACCAACGAATTCTCCCTTTTAATTGGTCAAGACAAATGCTCCCTTTTGTTACAGGGCCTTCAAAATAATAACAGCGTGGTTTGCCACAGCACACAATTATTACAATATTAAGAACCTGATTATAAAGCAAAAATTGCAGTGTCCTAACTTCTATAAATAGTAGTGCTTTAGAGGCAATAAATAGTAACAGTAGTAGtaacaataataatgataatgttAGTGCAACGTTActataaaaatgaaattttatttaaaaagtcaaaacagtaataaataattaatgagaAAAAATCCCTTCATCAGCAAAGCTAACTGAGTGGTTCAGCCTCAAATTCTAATAATTGCAGGGCAACCTATGTGTATCAAAATAATGACAAGGAatattttggaaaagaaaaaaaaagattaaggTGAGGGAAGTTCTTCCCACTCTAAGGTTAAAGAAATCGCCAATCACAGTGATAATTTACAACGTAGATACAATTTCCCGCCAATGGAGGATTCTCATATTCGAACTCATGTCATGCAATTTTCATGAGTGGAAGGCCACTGGTGTTGCTAATTGACTATGATGGATGAGTTGTTCTTATATTTTTTCTTATCTAACAACCACCCATAAACTTAGCGGAATTCTATCATAGCTCTACCTGTTTGTTTCCTGAATTTGTATCACTTCCGTATGACTTCATTTAAGAAAGAATCTAGAATGCAGATGCTTTATGTCTTCAAGATATTGCAAAGGCCTGAAGGGTCATTGACCTATCGCTTCTGTCTTCCAAAATACAATGCTTTCTCTAGAAATGAGGTATTTTTCCCTTTCTAACCGATACAATGTCTTCCAAAATACTCTGCCTCCAACTATAACGCATGTCACAGCTTGATCAATACCATCTAGCCTCTTCGATATATTTCCTATGTTGGGAACATATACAGCAAATCATTTGAGTCAATATATTGAGAAGGTCACAAGATAGACGAAATCAACCTTGAGGAAAGCATCTCATTTAGCTATATATGATGAGCATGAAATATGAGTACCTTCTAACATGTTTTGCTTCCCAGTAATCAAAAGTGCAAAGGTTTATGAAGCACGCCTAACTTCATTAACAACGAATGAAACTCTGAAATTTTCAAGTATGGTGTATCGGTGCTTATGGCTGAATATGCAGGAGGATTTGACCATTTCCGATCTATAAATTCATACGAAGAAATTACTTTTTCTATGGTGGATTTTGTACGAAATTGTTGCATATAGCAAAATCTGTGCTGCAGGTGTGCTGTAACAAAGTGTTTAGTCACCTGTTCAGATTTGCATATAGCAAAGTTTATGGGTATCAGGCAAGAATCTGATTAAACCCGCTTCAATAAATTGATCCAAAAATTTCTAGTCCTCTCCTTCCAAACAACCGTTGTTCAAGGCAGAATGCGAGTAGAAATTCCTTCTTCTGCCATCTTCTCTCTCAATTTAGAGGCTTTATCAAGATCACCAATTCTACAGTAACAACTGATTAATGTATTATAGGTGACAGCATTAGGAACCAACCCCTTTTGACGAAGTTTATAGAAAAGTCTCTGTGCTCGATCAATATTTCCTAATTTGCACAAACCATTTATTAATGCATTGTATGTAGTAATATTTGGAATAACACCTCTCTCCAGCATCTCATCCCTTAACTTGAAAGCTTCGTCCACATTGCCAGAAGCTGAACAGGCATGAATTAATGCACAATATGTGAACTTATCTGGAAGAAAACCTCTAGACATCAAAACTGACAGAACACTTCTTGCTTCATCAAGTTTTCCTGACTTGCAAAGTCCATCTATAGCTATGTTGCACACAATACTATTTGGAAGAGTATTACATATAGCACTTTTATCAAGCGAATCAACAATTTTCTGAGCTACTAAAGTTGTATCGTTTCTGAAGGAATTATCAGAACATTTATTATGAACTGTAAGAAGATCGAAATCCACCATCTTGTCTAGGATCACAGTAGCTTCATTGATTCTACCATCCCGATAGAGGCTGCTAACAATTTTGCTACAGACTACCAAGTTGGGAGTGAACCCTCTTTCTATCAtctcaaaatataaattaaaagattTGTCCAATTTCTGTTCATTGCACCAACCAGAAATAAGGGTTCCATAGGTAATAACATTTGGTGATAATCCTCTTGTTTGCATCTCAACAAGTAGATCTGTAACATCATTTGACTTCCTAACCTTAAAAAGTCCATTAATAAGGGAATTGTACATTTCAACGGAAGGTAACATCTCTTGTCTTTCCATCACACCTTTAGTTCTTAAAGCTTCCTGAACATTTCCATTTTTGCAATATGCATCGCTCAGAGTCCTATATGTTATTTCATCAGGAGACAATCCAAGTTCCTTCATCCTATCAAAAACAGCCTCTGCTTCAATCACTTTCCCCATTTTACACAAACCACTAATCATTATATTGAATGGAACTGCGCTCTTAGTAAAGCCCCTACCTAAAATTTCTTTCCAAAGCATCATGGCCCGGTTAGAATCTCCCATCTTGAAAAGGCAATCAAGCATAGTACAACAGCTGACCTCATTCGGAGCCACACCTCTGTCTACCATCAAACGCCAAAGGTGCAAAGCATCATCATAGGAACCCACATGAACCAATCCCTTAATAACAGTATTATACGTCACAACCGATGGAGTTATCCCTTCCCCTAACATCTCCTCACAAAGCATAAAAGCCTTGTTCATTTTCCCTTCTCTACAATATCCATCCAACAGTGTGTTATAGCTATAACAATCCGGCCTCAAATTCCAATCTACCATCCCCATAAACACTCGCTCAGCTTCACAAACCTGTCCACTCTTGCAATATCCTCTAACCAACGTGTTACATATAACCCTATTCATCTTCAATCCAACCCTCAACATCTCATCTCGAATCCTAACAGCATCCTCCATTCTCCCCATTTCACAATAACCATCCACCAGCACACCATAAACCCGCTCATCAACAACCAACAACTCATCCTCCTCCACTTCCCTCATCAACTTCTCCGCCTCATCCATCTTCCCCTTCTTACAATAACCCCTCATCAACATAGTACAAGTAGCCACATTCCGCGAAACCCCTCTCTCGGACATCAATCTCAACACCCTCTCAACTCCTTCAAAATCATCTTTTCTAACACACCCATTAATCAAACCATTGTACGCAACAACATTAACCTCCAATCCCTCTTTCACCATCTCCTCCAAAAACCCCATCGCAACATCCACTCTCCCAACCTTACAATGCGCGTTCACAACAATACTACACATATAAACATCCGGCACAATCCCAATCCTCACAACCTGATCAAAAACCATAACCGCAGTACTCCCCTCTCCCTTACTAACTAACTTAGCCAACAAGAAACTGCAAGACCGTAAACCAGGCACTCTCCCAAGCCTTGTCATTTCATCGAACA
This DNA window, taken from Vicia villosa cultivar HV-30 ecotype Madison, WI unplaced genomic scaffold, Vvil1.0 ctg.003754F_1_1, whole genome shotgun sequence, encodes the following:
- the LOC131641443 gene encoding putative pentatricopeptide repeat-containing protein At1g19290, which codes for MFRSSLLKPTFPSRTFHSSLPLQWKLREETTNLPQPQLIDRISRLLILNRPHSLQNLTFKFSDNLTDSLLRRLRHNPSACLSFFTLATNHSHYRPNSLSYSILLHILARARMFTETTSLLNQLLDLHCTNNYRAYAVCNHVFAVYKEFGFSLVVFDMLLRAFAEKGMTKHALYVFDEMTRLGRVPGLRSCSFLLAKLVSKGEGSTAVMVFDQVVRIGIVPDVYMCSIVVNAHCKVGRVDVAMGFLEEMVKEGLEVNVVAYNGLINGCVRKDDFEGVERVLRLMSERGVSRNVATCTMLMRGYCKKGKMDEAEKLMREVEEDELLVVDERVYGVLVDGYCEMGRMEDAVRIRDEMLRVGLKMNRVICNTLVRGYCKSGQVCEAERVFMGMVDWNLRPDCYSYNTLLDGYCREGKMNKAFMLCEEMLGEGITPSVVTYNTVIKGLVHVGSYDDALHLWRLMVDRGVAPNEVSCCTMLDCLFKMGDSNRAMMLWKEILGRGFTKSAVPFNIMISGLCKMGKVIEAEAVFDRMKELGLSPDEITYRTLSDAYCKNGNVQEALRTKGVMERQEMLPSVEMYNSLINGLFKVRKSNDVTDLLVEMQTRGLSPNVITYGTLISGWCNEQKLDKSFNLYFEMIERGFTPNLVVCSKIVSSLYRDGRINEATVILDKMVDFDLLTVHNKCSDNSFRNDTTLVAQKIVDSLDKSAICNTLPNSIVCNIAIDGLCKSGKLDEARSVLSVLMSRGFLPDKFTYCALIHACSASGNVDEAFKLRDEMLERGVIPNITTYNALINGLCKLGNIDRAQRLFYKLRQKGLVPNAVTYNTLISCYCRIGDLDKASKLREKMAEEGISTRILP